One window from the genome of Enterobacteriaceae bacterium Kacie_13 encodes:
- a CDS encoding high mobility group protein Z, whose product MSWVIPAIALLFACYLLWLFGKLWRLSKTKARLRRATFARQAKSLPVRRTGSIRRRKE is encoded by the coding sequence ATGAGCTGGGTCATTCCGGCAATAGCCTTACTCTTTGCGTGTTATCTGCTTTGGTTATTCGGTAAACTATGGCGGTTATCGAAAACCAAAGCACGTTTGCGCAGAGCGACCTTTGCACGGCAGGCCAAAAGCCTGCCGGTAAGGCGAACCGGCAGCATCCGACGCCGGAAGGAGTGA
- a CDS encoding virulence factor BrkB family protein: MQKRALSHYPKSCWKFTRLLLRRSDKDGLTLLAGHLAYVSLLSLVPLIAVVFSLFALFPVFSDISAQLKTFIFSNFMPATGNTIQRYLEQFVANSSKMTAVGTCGLIVTALLLIASVDSVLNKIWDSKTKRPIVFSFAVYWMVLTLGPILLVASVAISSYLLSLNWLNISGVHSLIDHALRILPLLISWISFWLLYQVVPTVRVPAKDALIGALFSGALFELSKKIFALYIQLFPSYQLIYGVLAVIPILFLWVYVSWCIVLLGAEITVTLGEFRSLRKLQSAQDVVAE; the protein is encoded by the coding sequence ATGCAAAAACGGGCGCTGAGCCACTACCCGAAATCATGCTGGAAATTTACGCGCCTGCTTCTGCGGCGTTCAGATAAAGATGGCCTGACGCTTCTGGCGGGCCATTTAGCCTATGTATCCTTGCTTTCTCTTGTGCCGCTGATTGCGGTGGTCTTTTCGTTGTTCGCCTTATTCCCGGTCTTTTCGGATATCAGCGCGCAGCTCAAAACCTTTATTTTCTCTAACTTCATGCCTGCGACCGGCAATACCATCCAGCGTTATCTCGAACAGTTTGTGGCGAACTCCAGCAAAATGACCGCCGTGGGCACCTGCGGCTTAATTGTTACCGCGCTGCTTTTGATAGCCTCGGTAGACAGCGTACTGAACAAAATCTGGGACAGCAAAACCAAACGCCCAATCGTGTTCTCCTTCGCCGTGTATTGGATGGTTCTTACGCTCGGGCCTATCCTGCTGGTCGCCAGCGTGGCTATCAGCTCCTATTTGCTTTCGTTGAACTGGCTGAATATCAGCGGCGTACATTCGCTGATTGACCATGCTTTGCGCATTCTGCCACTGCTGATTTCGTGGATATCTTTCTGGCTGTTGTATCAGGTCGTACCGACGGTCAGAGTACCGGCGAAAGATGCGCTGATTGGTGCGCTCTTCTCTGGTGCATTATTTGAATTAAGTAAGAAAATCTTTGCTTTATATATCCAGCTCTTCCCGTCATATCAGCTGATTTATGGCGTTCTGGCGGTGATCCCAATATTATTTCTTTGGGTCTATGTCAGCTGGTGTATCGTGCTTTTGGGGGCAGAAATCACCGTGACGCTCGGCGAGTTTCGTTCCCTGAGAAAATTGCAGTCTGCTCAAGATGTGGTTGCAGAATAA
- a CDS encoding glutamate--ammonia ligase, which yields MSAEHVLTMLNEHEVKFVDLRFTDTKGKEQHVTIPAHQVSADFFEEGKMFDGSSIGGWKGINESDMVLMPDASTAVLDPFFEETTLIIRCDILEPTTLQGYDRDPRSTSKRAEDFLRASGIADTVLFGPEPEFFLFDDVRFGSSISGSHVAIDDIEGAWNSATKYEGGNKGHRPAVKGGYFPVPPVDSSQDLRSTMCLTMEEMGLVVEAHHHEVATAGQNEVATRFNTMTKKADEIQIYKYVVHNVAHAFGKTATFMPKPMFGDNGSGMHCHMSLFKNGNNLFSGDKYGGLSEMALFYIGGIIKHAKAINAYANPTTNSYKRLVPGYEAPVMLAYSARNRSASIRIPHVSSPKAMRIEARFPDPAANPYLAFAALMMAGVDGIINKIHPGDAMDKNLYDLPPEEEAEIPKVAGSLEEAMNCLSEDREFLTRGGVFTDDAIDAYIALRKEEMDRVRMTPHPVEFELYYSV from the coding sequence ATGTCCGCTGAACACGTTTTGACGATGCTGAATGAGCATGAAGTGAAATTCGTAGATTTACGTTTCACTGATACCAAAGGCAAAGAACAGCACGTCACCATTCCTGCACACCAGGTTAGCGCCGACTTCTTCGAAGAAGGCAAAATGTTCGATGGCTCTTCAATCGGTGGCTGGAAAGGCATTAACGAATCTGACATGGTTCTGATGCCAGATGCCAGCACTGCTGTTCTGGACCCATTCTTTGAAGAAACCACACTGATCATTCGTTGCGATATCCTTGAGCCAACAACGCTGCAAGGTTATGACCGTGACCCACGTTCAACGTCCAAGCGTGCTGAAGATTTCCTGCGTGCTTCCGGCATCGCGGACACCGTTCTGTTCGGGCCAGAGCCAGAATTCTTCCTGTTTGATGATGTACGTTTCGGCAGCAGCATCTCCGGTTCTCACGTGGCTATCGATGATATCGAAGGCGCATGGAACTCTGCGACCAAATACGAAGGCGGCAACAAAGGCCACCGTCCTGCAGTAAAAGGCGGCTACTTCCCGGTTCCTCCGGTCGACTCCTCTCAGGACCTGCGTTCTACCATGTGTCTGACCATGGAAGAAATGGGCCTGGTTGTTGAAGCTCACCACCACGAAGTAGCAACCGCTGGTCAGAACGAAGTGGCAACCCGCTTCAACACCATGACCAAGAAAGCTGACGAAATCCAAATCTACAAATACGTGGTTCACAACGTGGCTCACGCATTTGGTAAAACCGCGACCTTTATGCCAAAACCAATGTTTGGCGATAACGGTTCCGGTATGCACTGCCATATGTCTTTGTTCAAGAACGGTAACAACCTGTTCTCTGGCGACAAATACGGTGGCCTGTCTGAAATGGCACTGTTCTACATCGGCGGTATCATTAAGCATGCTAAAGCGATCAACGCCTACGCTAACCCGACCACAAACTCCTATAAGCGTTTGGTCCCGGGCTACGAAGCACCAGTCATGCTGGCGTATTCTGCGCGTAACCGTTCTGCATCCATCCGTATTCCTCACGTATCAAGCCCTAAAGCGATGCGTATCGAAGCACGTTTCCCTGATCCAGCGGCTAACCCATATCTGGCGTTCGCTGCACTGATGATGGCTGGCGTCGACGGTATCATCAACAAAATCCATCCTGGTGATGCGATGGATAAAAACCTGTATGACCTGCCACCGGAAGAAGAAGCAGAAATTCCAAAAGTTGCAGGTTCACTGGAAGAAGCAATGAACTGCCTGAGCGAAGACCGCGAGTTCCTGACCCGTGGCGGCGTGTTCACTGATGATGCAATCGATGCTTACATTGCTTTGCGTAAAGAAGAGATGGATCGCGTTCGTATGACTCCGCACCCGGTTGAGTTCGAACTGTACTACAGCGTTTAA
- the hemN gene encoding oxygen-independent coproporphyrinogen III oxidase: MSEQTTVWDLALIQKYNYSGPRYTSYPTALEFSESYDNTAFEKAAARFPDRSLSLYVHIPFCHKLCYFCGCNKLVTRQQHKAEEYLNVLEKEIRHRAPLFKDRHVSQLHWGGGTPTYLTKAQISRLMALLREHFTLMPDAEMSLELDPREIELDVLDHLRSEGFNRLSMGVQDFNKEVQLLVNREQDEDFIFALIKRARALGFNSTNIDLIYGLPKQTAESFAYTLQRVAALSPDRLSVFNYAHMPKLFAAQRKIKDADLPGAEEKLKILQETISSLTESGYCFIGMDHFARPDDELAIAQREGKLHRNFQGYTTQGDSDLLGMGVSAISMLGDTYAQNEKDLKTYYARVEEQGDALWRGLEMTDDDCLRRDVIKALICHFELDFAGIEKRYSIQFNKYFAEDLALLAPLAADGLIEVDEKHIQVTPRGRLLIRNICMCFDIYLRRQVRQQQFSRVI; encoded by the coding sequence ATGTCAGAACAGACCACCGTCTGGGATTTAGCGCTGATCCAGAAGTACAACTACTCTGGCCCGCGATATACGTCCTACCCAACAGCACTTGAATTCAGCGAAAGCTACGATAATACAGCCTTTGAAAAAGCCGCTGCCCGTTTTCCCGATCGTTCACTCTCGCTGTATGTGCACATTCCTTTCTGCCATAAGCTCTGCTACTTCTGCGGTTGCAACAAGCTAGTCACCCGCCAGCAGCATAAAGCCGAAGAATACCTGAACGTACTTGAAAAAGAGATCCGCCACCGTGCGCCGCTCTTTAAGGACCGTCACGTCAGTCAACTCCATTGGGGTGGTGGTACTCCCACTTATCTGACTAAAGCCCAGATAAGCCGTCTGATGGCCCTTCTGCGGGAACATTTCACGCTCATGCCGGATGCGGAAATGTCGCTGGAGCTTGATCCGCGTGAAATCGAGCTGGATGTACTGGATCACCTGCGCAGTGAAGGGTTCAATCGTCTGAGCATGGGCGTGCAGGATTTCAATAAAGAAGTGCAGCTTCTGGTTAACCGTGAGCAGGACGAAGACTTCATTTTTGCTCTGATCAAACGCGCGCGCGCGCTGGGTTTTAACTCGACCAATATCGACCTCATTTACGGCCTGCCAAAACAAACCGCCGAAAGTTTTGCCTATACACTGCAACGCGTCGCCGCGCTGAGCCCCGATCGCCTTAGCGTATTCAACTATGCCCACATGCCAAAACTTTTCGCAGCCCAACGCAAAATCAAAGATGCCGATTTGCCTGGTGCGGAAGAGAAGCTGAAAATCCTGCAGGAAACCATCAGTTCACTGACAGAATCCGGCTACTGCTTTATCGGGATGGATCACTTTGCCCGCCCGGATGACGAACTGGCGATTGCGCAGCGCGAAGGCAAGTTACACCGCAATTTTCAGGGTTACACTACGCAGGGCGACAGCGATTTACTGGGTATGGGCGTTTCCGCCATTAGCATGCTGGGCGATACCTATGCGCAGAACGAGAAAGACCTGAAAACCTATTATGCACGTGTAGAAGAGCAGGGGGATGCGTTGTGGCGGGGGCTGGAAATGACTGATGATGACTGCCTGCGCCGTGATGTGATCAAAGCGTTGATCTGCCATTTCGAGCTGGATTTTGCAGGTATCGAGAAACGTTACAGCATTCAGTTCAATAAGTACTTTGCCGAAGACTTAGCCTTGCTGGCGCCGCTGGCGGCGGATGGGCTGATAGAAGTGGACGAGAAACATATTCAGGTCACGCCGCGCGGACGCTTACTGATCCGCAATATTTGTATGTGTTTTGATATCTATCTGCGCCGCCAGGTGCGCCAGCAGCAATTCTCCCGAGTTATCTGA
- a CDS encoding nitrogen regulation protein NR(II) encodes MATGKLPDAGQILNSLINSVLLLDDDLAVHYANPAAQQLLAQSSRKLFGTPLPELVGYFSLNIELMRESLMAGQGFTDSEVTLVVDGRAHVLSLTAQMLPEGFILVELAPMDNQRRLSQEQLQHAQQVAARDLIRGLAHEIKNPLGGLRGAAQLLSRALPDPALLEYTKVIIEQADRLRNLVDRLLGPQRPSQHVTQSIHQVAERVCQLVSMEKPDNVQLVRDYDPSLPELAHDPDQIEQILLNITRNALQALGEEGGTITLRTRTAFQITLHGVRYRLAARIDIEDDGPGVPAHLQDTLFYPMVSGREGGTGLGLSIARSLIDQHSGKVEFNSWPGHTEFSVFLPIRQ; translated from the coding sequence ATGGCAACTGGCAAACTGCCCGATGCTGGGCAGATCCTCAATTCCTTAATCAACAGCGTTCTGTTGTTGGACGACGATTTGGCGGTGCATTACGCCAACCCGGCGGCTCAGCAGCTGCTGGCGCAAAGTTCCCGCAAACTTTTTGGCACACCTTTGCCAGAGCTGGTGGGATATTTTTCGCTGAATATCGAGTTGATGCGTGAAAGTCTGATGGCCGGACAGGGCTTTACAGACAGCGAAGTGACACTGGTGGTGGATGGCCGCGCGCATGTGCTGTCACTGACCGCGCAGATGCTGCCGGAAGGTTTCATATTGGTGGAACTGGCCCCAATGGATAATCAGCGCAGGCTGAGCCAGGAACAATTGCAGCATGCTCAACAAGTTGCCGCGCGTGATTTAATCCGCGGTCTGGCGCATGAGATTAAAAATCCGCTCGGTGGATTGCGTGGCGCGGCTCAGTTGTTATCAAGAGCGCTCCCTGATCCGGCGCTACTGGAATACACCAAAGTCATTATTGAGCAGGCCGACCGCCTGCGTAATCTGGTTGACCGATTGCTGGGGCCACAGCGGCCAAGCCAGCACGTGACGCAAAGTATTCATCAGGTTGCAGAACGTGTTTGCCAGCTGGTGTCGATGGAGAAGCCGGACAATGTTCAGCTGGTCAGGGATTACGACCCAAGCCTGCCAGAACTGGCACACGACCCCGATCAGATTGAACAGATTTTGTTGAACATCACCCGCAATGCCCTGCAGGCACTCGGGGAAGAAGGCGGGACAATTACATTGCGTACGCGCACTGCTTTCCAGATCACGTTACATGGTGTGCGTTATCGTCTGGCGGCCCGTATCGATATTGAAGATGACGGCCCCGGCGTACCGGCCCATTTGCAGGACACCCTTTTTTACCCCATGGTCAGTGGTCGCGAAGGAGGCACCGGTTTGGGTCTGTCCATCGCGCGCAGTTTGATTGATCAGCATTCGGGTAAAGTTGAATTTAACAGTTGGCCAGGACACACCGAATTCTCGGTTTTCCTGCCTATTCGCCAGTGA
- the typA gene encoding ribosome-dependent GTPase TypA yields the protein MIENLRNIAIIAHVDHGKTTLVDKLLQQSGTFGERVEATERVMDSNDLEKERGITILAKNTAINWKDYRINIVDTPGHADFGGEVERVMSMVDSVLLVVDAMDGPMPQTRFVTKKAFANGLKPIVVINKVDRPGARPDWVVDQVFDLFVNLDATDEQLDFPIIYASALLGIAGTDHNDMAEDMTPLYQAIVDHVSPPQVEMEAPFQMQISQLDYNNYVGVIGIGRIKRGTVKPNQQITVIDSEGKTRNGKVGKVLTHMGLERIEATVAEAGDIIAITGLGELNISDTICDPANVEALPALSVDEPTVTMYFCVNTSPFCGKEGKYVTSRQILDRLNKELVHNVALRVDETEDADAFRVSGRGELHLSVLIENMRREGFELAVSRPKVINRKIDGRMQEPFENVTLDIEEQHQGSVMQAMGERKGDVKDMIPDGKGRIRLDYLIPARGLIGFRTEFMTMTSGTGLLYSTFSHYDDVRQGEIGQRQNGVLISNGQGKAVAFALYSLQDRGKLFLGHGAEVYEGQIIGIHSRSNDLTVNCLTGKKLTNMRASGTDEATTLVPAIKMSLEQALEFIDDDELVEVTPLSVRIRKRHLTENDRKRAMRGPKEA from the coding sequence GTGATCGAAAATTTGCGTAACATCGCCATTATTGCCCACGTTGACCATGGTAAAACCACCCTGGTCGACAAACTGCTGCAACAATCCGGTACTTTCGGAGAACGTGTTGAAGCTACCGAGCGCGTAATGGACTCCAACGATTTGGAGAAAGAGCGTGGGATTACCATCCTCGCAAAAAACACCGCCATTAATTGGAAAGACTACCGCATCAACATCGTGGATACCCCAGGACACGCCGACTTCGGCGGTGAGGTTGAACGTGTGATGTCAATGGTCGACTCGGTGCTGCTGGTTGTGGATGCAATGGATGGCCCAATGCCGCAAACCCGCTTCGTGACTAAAAAAGCCTTCGCTAATGGTCTGAAGCCGATCGTGGTAATCAACAAGGTTGACCGCCCTGGCGCGCGTCCTGACTGGGTTGTTGATCAGGTCTTCGACCTGTTCGTAAACCTGGATGCAACCGACGAACAACTCGATTTCCCAATCATCTATGCATCTGCATTGTTGGGTATTGCGGGTACCGACCATAACGATATGGCCGAAGACATGACTCCGCTGTACCAGGCGATCGTTGACCACGTATCTCCGCCACAAGTTGAGATGGAAGCACCTTTCCAGATGCAAATCTCTCAGCTGGACTACAACAACTACGTTGGCGTTATCGGCATCGGCCGTATCAAGCGTGGTACGGTTAAGCCTAACCAACAGATCACTGTGATCGACAGCGAAGGCAAAACCCGTAACGGTAAAGTCGGTAAAGTTCTGACCCATATGGGCCTTGAGCGTATCGAAGCGACCGTTGCTGAAGCGGGCGATATCATCGCGATCACAGGCCTTGGCGAGCTGAACATTTCCGACACTATTTGTGACCCGGCAAATGTTGAAGCACTGCCAGCGCTGAGCGTTGATGAACCAACCGTAACCATGTACTTCTGCGTTAACACCTCTCCGTTCTGTGGTAAAGAAGGCAAGTATGTGACTTCCCGTCAGATCCTTGATCGTCTGAACAAAGAGCTGGTGCACAACGTGGCACTGCGTGTTGACGAAACTGAAGATGCTGATGCATTCCGCGTTTCAGGCCGTGGTGAACTTCACCTGTCGGTTCTGATCGAAAACATGCGTCGCGAAGGCTTCGAGCTGGCGGTTTCCCGTCCTAAAGTAATCAACCGTAAAATCGATGGCCGCATGCAAGAGCCATTCGAAAACGTGACACTGGATATCGAAGAGCAACATCAGGGTTCTGTTATGCAGGCCATGGGTGAGCGTAAAGGCGATGTCAAAGACATGATCCCAGACGGCAAAGGTCGTATCCGTCTTGATTACCTGATCCCGGCACGTGGTCTGATCGGCTTCCGTACTGAATTCATGACCATGACTTCAGGTACCGGTCTGCTGTACTCCACATTCAGCCACTACGATGATGTTCGTCAGGGCGAAATCGGTCAGCGTCAGAACGGCGTGCTGATTTCTAACGGTCAGGGTAAAGCAGTTGCGTTCGCACTGTACAGCCTGCAGGACCGCGGCAAATTGTTCCTGGGCCATGGCGCAGAAGTGTATGAAGGCCAGATCATCGGTATTCACTCACGTTCTAACGACCTGACAGTGAACTGTCTGACCGGTAAGAAACTGACCAACATGCGTGCGTCCGGTACTGACGAAGCAACGACTCTGGTTCCTGCTATCAAAATGTCTCTGGAGCAAGCTCTGGAATTCATCGATGATGACGAACTGGTCGAAGTGACTCCTCTGTCTGTACGTATTCGTAAACGTCACCTGACCGAGAATGATCGTAAACGTGCGATGCGTGGTCCTAAAGAAGCGTAA
- the yihI gene encoding Der GTPase-activating protein YihI, giving the protein MKQPAKAPRANTATAKPKRKKNRVELDIEARERKRDNRRRGRKAGSRANPDANQNQSGAAAKKTDPRIGSKKAVPLIVETVMNNAPKAKKAAQPVQDPKPKMTPEEELTLLENDQRLDGLLDLIDDGKALSAEDQAYVDQTLDRIDVLMELLGIELGDDEDDEEEKNEDMMQLLKRGNPTDGF; this is encoded by the coding sequence ATGAAACAGCCAGCGAAAGCCCCGCGCGCCAATACCGCGACAGCTAAACCGAAGAGAAAAAAGAATCGCGTCGAGCTCGATATTGAAGCGCGCGAACGCAAGCGTGACAACCGCCGCCGCGGCCGTAAGGCGGGTTCCCGTGCGAACCCTGATGCAAACCAAAACCAGAGCGGCGCAGCAGCGAAAAAAACCGATCCGCGCATTGGCAGTAAAAAAGCCGTGCCATTGATCGTTGAAACCGTCATGAACAATGCACCTAAAGCGAAGAAAGCCGCGCAGCCAGTGCAAGATCCGAAACCAAAAATGACGCCGGAAGAAGAACTGACGTTGCTGGAAAATGATCAACGCCTGGATGGTTTGCTGGATCTTATCGATGACGGCAAAGCACTGAGCGCTGAAGATCAGGCGTATGTTGATCAGACTTTGGACCGTATCGACGTTCTGATGGAATTGCTGGGTATCGAACTTGGTGATGACGAAGATGATGAAGAAGAAAAGAACGAAGACATGATGCAGCTGCTCAAGCGCGGGAACCCGACAGACGGTTTCTAA
- the yihX gene encoding glucose-1-phosphatase: protein MLYIFDMGNVIIDIDFKRVLGVWSNFSGTPLASLTERFSMGEVFQKHERGEISDEEFANELCHEMGIALSFEQFSLGWQSVFVGLRPEVIEIFKTLRQQGQRVVVLSNTNRLHLDFWPQNYPEIEANTDAIYLSQNIGMRKPEPGIFQHVLAQEGVTAGEAVFFDDVIENIEAARAVGIESVWVEDNQTVPKYFS, encoded by the coding sequence ATGCTGTACATTTTTGATATGGGAAACGTCATTATTGATATTGATTTCAAACGTGTTCTTGGCGTGTGGAGCAATTTCAGCGGAACGCCGCTTGCGTCGCTAACTGAGCGGTTCTCAATGGGCGAAGTCTTCCAGAAGCACGAACGGGGTGAAATCAGCGACGAAGAGTTTGCCAATGAGCTTTGCCATGAGATGGGCATCGCGCTGAGCTTCGAACAGTTCAGCCTTGGCTGGCAATCGGTATTTGTTGGCTTACGCCCTGAGGTGATTGAGATCTTCAAAACCCTGCGTCAGCAAGGGCAACGCGTCGTGGTGCTATCAAACACAAATCGACTGCACCTGGATTTCTGGCCGCAAAACTACCCTGAAATTGAAGCCAATACCGACGCCATTTATCTCTCGCAGAACATCGGGATGCGAAAACCTGAGCCGGGTATTTTTCAGCATGTGCTGGCGCAAGAAGGTGTCACCGCGGGTGAAGCTGTGTTCTTTGATGATGTGATCGAAAATATCGAAGCGGCGCGTGCCGTGGGAATTGAATCCGTGTGGGTGGAAGATAATCAGACAGTACCGAAGTACTTTTCCTGA
- a CDS encoding nitrogen regulation protein NR(I), producing the protein MQRGIVWIVDDDSSIRWVLERALTGAGLHCTTFDSGNEVLEAIATQTPDVLLSDIRMPGMDGLALLKQIKQRHPMLPVIIMTAHSDLDAAVSAYQQGAFDYLPKPFDIDEAVALVERAISHYQEQQQPARTQPASGPTADIIGEAPAMQDVFRIIGRLSRSSISVLINGESGTGKELVAHALHRHSPRAKAPFIALNMAAIPKDLIESELFGHEKGAFTGANTVRQGRFEQADNGTLFLDEIGDMPLDVQTRLLRVLADGQFYRVGGYAPVKVDVRIIAATHQNLELRVQEGKFREDLFHRLNVIRVHLPPLRERREDIPRLARYFLQVAAKELGVEAKNLHPETETALTRLPWQGNVRQLENTCRWLTVMAAGQEVLIQDLPSELFETSAPEAGGQSLPDSWATLLAQWADRALRSGHQNLLSEAQPEMERTLLTTALRHTQGHKQEAARLLGWGRNTLTRKLKELGME; encoded by the coding sequence ATGCAACGAGGGATAGTCTGGATCGTCGATGACGATAGCTCCATCCGCTGGGTACTTGAACGTGCGCTCACTGGAGCAGGTTTACACTGCACGACGTTTGACAGCGGTAATGAAGTGCTGGAAGCCATTGCGACTCAAACCCCTGACGTTTTGTTATCAGATATCCGCATGCCTGGCATGGACGGTTTAGCGCTGCTGAAACAGATTAAACAGCGCCACCCGATGCTTCCGGTCATCATAATGACAGCGCATTCCGATCTCGATGCCGCTGTCAGCGCTTATCAGCAAGGTGCGTTTGATTATCTGCCAAAACCGTTCGACATTGATGAAGCTGTAGCGCTGGTTGAACGCGCCATCAGCCATTATCAGGAACAACAACAACCTGCCCGTACGCAGCCCGCCAGCGGTCCGACGGCTGACATAATTGGCGAAGCGCCAGCCATGCAAGATGTTTTCCGCATCATCGGCCGCTTGTCCCGCTCGTCGATAAGCGTTCTGATCAACGGCGAATCCGGTACAGGTAAAGAACTGGTCGCCCATGCTCTTCACCGCCACAGCCCACGTGCTAAAGCCCCTTTTATCGCGTTGAATATGGCCGCAATCCCGAAAGACCTGATCGAGTCAGAACTGTTCGGCCACGAGAAAGGCGCATTTACCGGCGCGAATACTGTTCGCCAGGGGCGTTTTGAGCAGGCCGATAACGGCACGCTGTTCCTCGATGAAATTGGCGATATGCCGCTCGACGTACAAACCCGCCTGCTGCGCGTGCTGGCAGACGGTCAGTTCTACCGCGTCGGTGGTTATGCACCGGTGAAAGTCGATGTGCGAATCATCGCAGCGACACACCAGAATCTGGAACTCCGGGTTCAGGAAGGCAAATTCCGTGAAGATTTGTTCCACCGTCTGAATGTGATCCGCGTGCATTTGCCACCGCTGCGTGAACGTCGTGAAGATATTCCGCGTCTGGCACGCTATTTCCTGCAAGTTGCCGCGAAGGAGCTGGGCGTAGAAGCGAAGAATCTGCATCCGGAAACAGAAACTGCGCTGACGCGTCTGCCATGGCAAGGTAACGTGCGCCAGCTGGAGAATACCTGTCGCTGGTTAACCGTAATGGCGGCCGGTCAGGAAGTGCTGATTCAGGACTTGCCGAGCGAGCTGTTTGAAACCTCGGCGCCCGAAGCGGGCGGACAGAGTTTGCCAGACAGCTGGGCAACGCTGCTGGCTCAGTGGGCGGACCGCGCCTTACGTTCCGGTCATCAAAACCTGTTGTCAGAAGCACAGCCTGAAATGGAACGCACTTTGCTGACTACTGCACTACGCCATACGCAAGGGCACAAGCAGGAAGCGGCCCGTTTACTGGGCTGGGGACGCAATACTCTGACGCGTAAACTGAAAGAGCTGGGCATGGAATAA